Proteins from one Myxococcales bacterium genomic window:
- a CDS encoding redoxin domain-containing protein, with translation MGFPLRRRLALVMFAACLTVACTTGQTRANDARLISSGGTEDPYREVINRAPLTVFVFVAAKCPCLDAHFGRLKQLLREYSARGVQFVGVDSEVGTTPEVAASEARALTFPVLLDRGAKLADAFGAEYATYAVIVDRQGRVVYRGGIDSDKRKLHDDATPYVREALDDLLSGKTPRRATGRALGCTLRKW, from the coding sequence ATGGGCTTTCCTCTGAGGCGCCGGTTGGCGCTGGTAATGTTCGCAGCTTGCCTCACCGTGGCCTGCACCACGGGGCAGACCAGAGCGAACGACGCCCGGTTGATCTCGAGCGGCGGCACGGAAGACCCGTATCGCGAAGTGATCAACCGGGCGCCGCTCACGGTGTTCGTGTTCGTGGCCGCCAAATGCCCGTGTCTCGACGCGCATTTCGGGCGTCTGAAGCAGCTCTTGCGTGAGTATTCCGCCCGCGGAGTCCAGTTCGTCGGAGTGGACTCCGAGGTCGGCACGACGCCCGAGGTCGCAGCGAGCGAGGCCCGCGCGCTCACGTTCCCGGTGCTGCTCGACCGCGGGGCCAAGCTCGCGGACGCTTTCGGCGCCGAGTACGCGACCTACGCAGTGATCGTCGATCGCCAAGGGCGCGTCGTGTACCGCGGCGGTATCGACTCCGACAAACGCAAATTGCACGACGACGCAACACCTTACGTGCGCGAAGCCCTGGACGATCTGCTCTCCGGCAAGACACCGCGCCGTGCGACGGGCAGAGCCCTCGGTTGCACGCTGAGGAAGTGGTGA
- a CDS encoding HAMP domain-containing histidine kinase, translating to MRGRWLARVRLVAAVAQMGLVATGFYALGVPRAWPVLLALLGLGVASNFHFRRSIARQVPIERTFSVALVTDVVVLTALLHGTGGATNPFSVFYLVYVALAAIVLTGRRAMSIAVLTMVAFATLFVRGSAAEEMQRLHHGAAFSLHLYGMWFAYVLAAAIVGTFIARLVLELRTRERELAEAQEARARAERVAALGTLAAGAAHELATPLGTIAIVAKELSRAAAEQFDSMAVAEDAQLLRAEVERCRRIVGDLAGKSGGDLAGAPLPSSVGVVFDAVRDALGPEATKVRFEGDDRATLRVPQRALVRALVNLVRNALDAAGAAELRSDKQAGHVRFTVHDAGPGLPPEVLTHLAEPFFTTKGGDRGMGLGLYLARSFADASGGQLSVATGGGGSTFVLEVPAEVA from the coding sequence GTGCGGGGACGCTGGCTCGCGCGGGTCCGGCTCGTTGCTGCCGTCGCGCAGATGGGGCTGGTCGCGACCGGGTTCTACGCGCTGGGCGTGCCGAGAGCGTGGCCGGTGCTCCTCGCACTATTGGGGCTCGGCGTGGCGTCGAACTTTCACTTTCGCCGGTCGATCGCCCGCCAGGTCCCCATCGAGAGGACATTCTCAGTCGCACTCGTGACGGACGTCGTCGTGCTCACCGCGCTCTTGCACGGCACCGGCGGCGCTACCAACCCGTTCTCGGTCTTCTATCTGGTCTATGTGGCGCTGGCCGCCATCGTGTTGACGGGCCGCCGAGCCATGTCCATCGCAGTGCTGACGATGGTTGCCTTCGCCACGCTCTTCGTCCGCGGCAGCGCGGCCGAGGAGATGCAGCGCCTCCACCACGGCGCGGCCTTCTCCCTGCACCTGTACGGCATGTGGTTCGCCTACGTCCTCGCCGCTGCGATCGTCGGCACTTTCATCGCGCGGCTCGTGCTGGAGCTGCGCACCCGCGAGCGCGAGCTGGCCGAGGCGCAGGAGGCACGCGCGCGAGCAGAGCGCGTGGCGGCTCTGGGCACGCTCGCAGCGGGGGCGGCGCACGAGCTTGCGACGCCACTCGGCACCATCGCCATCGTGGCAAAAGAGCTGTCGCGCGCCGCCGCGGAGCAGTTCGACTCGATGGCGGTCGCGGAAGACGCGCAGCTGCTGCGCGCCGAGGTCGAACGCTGCCGGCGCATCGTCGGCGATCTTGCCGGCAAGTCCGGTGGCGATCTTGCTGGAGCGCCGTTGCCGAGCTCCGTCGGCGTCGTGTTCGACGCCGTGCGCGACGCCCTCGGGCCGGAAGCGACGAAGGTCCGCTTCGAGGGGGACGACCGCGCGACGCTACGCGTGCCCCAACGCGCGCTCGTGCGCGCCCTGGTGAACCTGGTCCGCAACGCGCTCGACGCCGCAGGCGCCGCCGAGCTTCGCTCCGACAAACAAGCGGGCCACGTCCGCTTCACGGTGCATGACGCGGGCCCCGGCTTGCCCCCAGAGGTGTTGACTCACCTCGCGGAGCCCTTCTTCACGACCAAGGGTGGCGACCGCGGCATGGGCCTCGGCCTCTACCTGGCGCGCAGCTTCGCCGACGCGAGCGGAGGCCAGTTGAGCGTGGCCACTGGCGGCGGGGGTAGCACTTTCGTGCTCGAAGTCCCTGCGGAGGTCGCGTGA
- a CDS encoding response regulator encodes MTARTLLVVDDDDAFRERLVRALAARDVEAFGAASVADARRISTAESPELAVVDLRLGVEDGLDVVRELHSIDPTTRILMLTGYGSIATAVEAVRLGAFDYLQKPADADEILARFDCARPARGDAQVPSLARVEWEHIQRVMLDCDGNVSEAARRLGIHRRSLQRKLAKHPVAR; translated from the coding sequence GTGACTGCGCGCACGCTGCTTGTCGTCGACGACGACGATGCGTTTCGAGAGCGTCTGGTGCGCGCGCTTGCGGCGCGCGATGTAGAGGCATTCGGCGCGGCCAGCGTCGCCGATGCAAGACGCATCTCGACGGCAGAGAGCCCCGAGCTTGCGGTCGTCGATCTGCGTCTGGGTGTCGAGGACGGCCTCGACGTCGTGCGTGAGCTTCACTCCATCGACCCCACCACACGCATCCTCATGCTCACGGGATACGGATCGATCGCGACCGCCGTGGAGGCCGTGCGGCTCGGAGCGTTCGACTACTTGCAGAAGCCCGCCGACGCGGACGAAATCTTGGCAAGGTTCGACTGCGCACGGCCAGCGCGCGGCGACGCGCAGGTTCCGAGCCTCGCGCGCGTCGAGTGGGAGCACATTCAGCGAGTAATGCTCGATTGTGACGGCAACGTCTCGGAGGCGGCTCGGCGGCTCGGTATCCACCGTCGCTCGCTGCAGCGCAAGCTCGCGAAGCATCCCGTCGCTCGCTGA
- a CDS encoding endonuclease/exonuclease/phosphatase family protein encodes MGIRSRTRPSLGLGVMAAACALLGCSGGSDDDPAGSGGSPSGGAAGSVTGGAAGGGGAAGAGGGAGGAAGAPGSGSFSVLTYNVAGLPQGISGGNPIVNTPLISPLLNSFDLVYVQEDFTYHAELISAVTHPYKSLPLSTGGALGDGLNRLARFEFSDFGREAWQVCNGTLGSGSDCLTKKGFSFGRHHFADGAFVDVYNLHMDAGHNDQADYQAREAQAQQLVAAIAVHSPKVPVIVVGDTNLKDTQDETTLQAVLVGAGLKDACRSLNCPEPERIDRVMFRGNPTLTLTPKNWRVEPSFVDAAGKPLSDHEAVAVDFDWSGKSQ; translated from the coding sequence GTGGGCATTCGTTCGCGCACCCGACCGTCGCTGGGCCTCGGTGTGATGGCTGCGGCATGCGCGCTGCTCGGGTGTTCGGGAGGGTCCGACGATGACCCCGCCGGGTCCGGTGGCTCTCCGAGCGGCGGCGCAGCGGGCTCGGTAACCGGCGGCGCGGCTGGCGGCGGTGGCGCCGCCGGTGCCGGAGGCGGCGCGGGCGGCGCAGCCGGCGCGCCAGGCAGCGGCTCGTTCTCCGTCTTGACCTACAACGTTGCCGGCCTGCCCCAGGGCATCAGCGGCGGCAATCCGATCGTCAACACCCCGCTGATCAGTCCCCTGCTCAACTCCTTCGATCTCGTCTACGTGCAGGAGGACTTCACGTACCACGCCGAGCTGATTTCGGCGGTGACCCACCCGTACAAGTCGCTGCCTCTCTCCACGGGGGGTGCCCTCGGAGACGGTCTGAACCGCCTCGCGCGCTTCGAGTTCTCCGACTTCGGTCGCGAAGCCTGGCAAGTCTGCAACGGAACATTGGGTTCGGGGAGCGACTGCCTGACGAAGAAGGGTTTCTCCTTCGGACGCCATCACTTCGCGGACGGCGCCTTCGTCGACGTCTACAACCTGCACATGGACGCGGGCCACAACGATCAGGCCGACTACCAGGCCCGCGAAGCGCAGGCGCAGCAGCTGGTCGCAGCCATCGCAGTGCACTCGCCGAAGGTGCCAGTCATCGTGGTTGGCGACACGAACTTGAAGGACACCCAGGACGAAACGACGCTGCAGGCCGTGCTGGTCGGGGCTGGCCTGAAGGACGCGTGTCGTTCGCTCAACTGCCCGGAGCCCGAGCGCATCGATCGTGTGATGTTCCGCGGCAACCCGACGCTCACGTTGACACCGAAGAACTGGCGAGTGGAGCCGAGCTTCGTCGATGCAGCGGGCAAACCACTCTCGGATCACGAGGCCGTCGCCGTCGACTTCGATTGGTCCGGCAAATCCCAGTGA